In Bacteroidota bacterium, a single window of DNA contains:
- a CDS encoding pyridoxal phosphate-dependent aminotransferase: MKNTPIDSVLVEQKIKESGLPVVGKGSIREIVRLVNNIEKVSGDKFIRMEMGVPGLEPAEVGIQAEIDALKSGVASKYPMIEGVAELKPEIARFVKLFLNIDVNAESCIPTVGSMQGGFASFLVSCRRDIKKDTTLFIDPGFPVQKQQHRVLGLKFETFDVYDFRGEALHEKLESYLEKGNISTIIYSNPNNPSWICFTEKELKIIAELSNKYDVIVLEDLAYFAMDFRKDYSKPGEPPYQPTIANYTDNYILLISSSKVFSYAGQRIGSMVISNKLFYRKFPDLKRFFNSDELGYAMVFGALYSLSSGVCHSSQYALKAMLKAANDGDFDFIEMVKEYGERAKIMKKLFIENGFKIVYDKDEEKQLADGFYFTFSYPGFSGIELLEELLYYGISAISLDITGSKRLEGMRACVSQIQRSQFVDLEFRLKKFAENNPIS, encoded by the coding sequence ATGAAAAATACACCTATTGATTCAGTATTGGTTGAACAAAAAATTAAAGAGTCAGGATTGCCGGTAGTTGGGAAAGGCTCAATTAGAGAAATTGTTAGATTGGTAAATAATATTGAAAAAGTTAGTGGCGATAAGTTTATCAGAATGGAAATGGGAGTGCCCGGATTAGAACCTGCAGAAGTTGGAATTCAAGCAGAAATTGATGCACTTAAAAGTGGAGTTGCCTCTAAATATCCTATGATTGAAGGAGTTGCAGAATTGAAACCTGAGATTGCACGTTTTGTGAAATTGTTTCTAAACATTGATGTGAACGCTGAAAGTTGTATTCCTACAGTTGGGTCAATGCAAGGAGGATTTGCTTCATTTTTAGTTTCATGCCGACGAGACATCAAAAAGGACACAACACTATTTATTGATCCTGGATTTCCTGTTCAAAAGCAACAGCATCGTGTTCTTGGACTTAAATTTGAAACATTTGATGTTTATGATTTCAGAGGCGAAGCATTGCATGAAAAACTGGAAAGCTATTTAGAAAAAGGCAATATTTCCACAATAATTTACTCGAATCCGAACAATCCTTCATGGATTTGTTTCACCGAAAAAGAATTGAAAATTATTGCAGAACTATCTAATAAATATGATGTTATAGTTTTAGAAGACCTTGCATATTTTGCTATGGATTTCAGAAAAGATTATTCAAAGCCCGGTGAGCCGCCCTATCAGCCAACAATTGCAAATTATACCGACAATTATATTTTGCTAATTTCAAGCTCGAAAGTTTTTAGTTATGCCGGGCAAAGAATTGGTAGTATGGTAATTTCAAACAAATTATTTTATAGAAAATTTCCAGATTTAAAACGATTTTTCAATTCAGACGAATTAGGATATGCAATGGTTTTTGGAGCATTATATTCGTTATCATCCGGAGTTTGCCACTCGTCTCAATATGCCTTAAAAGCTATGCTGAAAGCTGCAAACGATGGAGATTTCGATTTCATTGAAATGGTAAAAGAATATGGCGAAAGAGCAAAAATAATGAAGAAATTGTTTATTGAAAATGGATTTAAAATTGTTTACGATAAAGATGAAGAAAAGCAACTTGCCGATGGATTTTATTTCACATTTTCGTACCCCGGATTTTCCGGTATAGAATTGTTAGAAGAATTGCTATATTACGGAATTAGTGCAATTTCTCTTGATATTACAGGCAGCAAACGATTGGAAGGAATGCGCGCTTGTGTTTCACAAATTCAAAGAAGCCAGTTTGTCGATTTAGAATTTCGTTTGAAGAAGTTTGCCGAAAATAACCCTATATCATAG
- the ftsZ gene encoding cell division protein FtsZ — MEENVLNLEIPNIDNDSIIKVIGVGGGGSNAVNYMYRQGIKDVSFVVVNTDSQALLESPVPTKIQIGENLTDGRGAGNIPEQGKKSAQENIKAIETILKNNTKMAFITAGMGGGTGTGAAPVIAETAKELDILTVGIVTIPFRFEGKRRIDQAIDGINKIKDHVDSLLVINNEKLREIHGNLKISDAFSKADNVLTIAAKGIAEIITVHGYINVDFADVKTVMKTSGVAIMGSAMSEGEGRALRAIKEALNSPLLNNNDITGAKNILLNITSGNAEVTMDEIGDITEHVQNSAGSHANLIWGNGIDQSLGDKINITIIATGFSADVIPEIYVKKERIKTVVSLSGKVENRKISDDTNRSRSYEFDTKDDNYTSNGNSTNSKKSKYPAANQMNTSAENYTSYANQNQQSNVDIELMENIPAYKRKNIDIENFNQSADSEISRFSISDDPEIGLNRNSYLDDNVD, encoded by the coding sequence ATGGAAGAAAATGTATTAAATCTTGAAATTCCAAACATCGACAACGATTCTATAATAAAAGTTATTGGTGTTGGTGGAGGTGGTAGCAATGCGGTGAATTATATGTATAGGCAAGGAATAAAAGATGTAAGTTTTGTAGTAGTAAATACCGATTCTCAAGCTTTGCTGGAAAGTCCGGTTCCTACTAAAATTCAGATAGGCGAAAATCTTACAGATGGGCGAGGTGCAGGAAATATTCCTGAACAGGGAAAAAAATCGGCTCAGGAAAATATTAAAGCTATTGAAACCATTTTAAAAAACAATACAAAAATGGCTTTCATCACTGCCGGTATGGGTGGAGGAACTGGTACCGGGGCTGCTCCGGTAATTGCTGAAACAGCAAAAGAGCTTGATATTCTGACAGTTGGAATTGTTACAATTCCTTTCAGGTTTGAAGGAAAAAGACGTATCGATCAGGCAATCGATGGTATCAATAAAATTAAAGATCATGTTGATTCACTTTTAGTAATCAATAATGAAAAACTTCGCGAGATTCATGGAAATTTGAAAATCTCTGATGCATTTTCTAAAGCCGACAATGTTCTAACTATTGCTGCAAAAGGAATTGCCGAAATAATAACTGTTCATGGATATATAAATGTAGATTTTGCTGATGTAAAAACTGTGATGAAAACCAGTGGTGTGGCTATTATGGGTTCAGCAATGTCGGAAGGCGAGGGTAGAGCTCTGCGGGCAATTAAAGAAGCCTTAAATTCTCCACTTTTGAATAATAATGATATTACCGGTGCTAAAAATATTCTGCTAAATATAACTTCCGGAAATGCTGAAGTTACTATGGATGAAATTGGGGATATTACCGAACATGTTCAAAATTCGGCAGGCTCTCATGCAAATTTGATTTGGGGAAATGGAATTGACCAAAGCCTTGGCGACAAGATTAATATCACCATAATTGCAACGGGCTTCTCTGCCGATGTAATTCCGGAAATTTATGTTAAAAAGGAAAGAATAAAAACAGTTGTTTCACTTAGCGGGAAAGTTGAGAACAGGAAAATTTCTGATGATACAAATAGATCCAGATCATATGAATTTGATACGAAAGATGATAATTATACATCTAATGGAAATAGTACAAATAGTAAAAAGTCTAAATATCCTGCTGCAAATCAAATGAATACATCAGCTGAGAATTATACATCTTATGCAAACCAGAATCAGCAATCAAATGTCGATATAGAATTAATGGAAAATATTCCGGCATATAAAAGAAAAAATATTGACATTGAAAATTTTAATCAATCGGCAGATTCAGAAATCTCACGATTTTCAATCTCTGATGATCCGGAAATTGGCTTAAATAGGAATTCTTATCTTGATGATAATGTTGATTAG
- the ftsZ gene encoding cell division protein FtsZ gives MDNELLDFDFPTKKQSIIKVCAVGGGGGNAVNHMFKYGINDVDYMICNTDWQALEESPIRKKIQLGPSLTEGKGAGNIPKKGKESAIESSHEIEKELEDTKMIFVTAGMGGGTGTGAAPVISKIAKDLNILTIGVVTVPFRFEGEVRFNQALEGIEEMRKYVDSLLVIDNEKLRFLYGNLKMTDAFSKADDVLTSAVKGIAEIITVHGYVNVDFADVRTVMNASGDAIMGTGIASGENRAIDAIKNSLHSPLLNSTNIRGAKNILLNVASGTEECSIEELSQITDFVQGQVGQNVQIIWGNCTDTKLENNLSVTIIATGFQSELINKTLDRKNRIEKKEIVTLKSDLNTIENKRVKPIRVVPRIEETEKLSFQNQNIEKEKITNLNTENSTLNNSNDKSIKKYVKRNKKTTDNTDQLRAFPQMPVEPERLKQRKKVIKEKKEKKKNGFIKKIGRTIVEFQKELNLTFASDTLVGDSTEENSIKEKS, from the coding sequence ATGGACAATGAACTATTAGACTTTGATTTTCCCACAAAAAAACAGTCGATTATAAAGGTTTGTGCAGTTGGTGGAGGTGGAGGCAATGCCGTTAATCATATGTTTAAATATGGAATTAACGATGTTGATTATATGATTTGCAATACAGACTGGCAGGCATTGGAAGAAAGCCCAATCCGAAAGAAAATACAATTGGGACCTAGCCTAACCGAAGGAAAAGGGGCAGGAAATATTCCAAAAAAAGGAAAAGAGTCAGCCATCGAAAGTTCTCACGAGATTGAAAAAGAACTTGAAGATACAAAAATGATTTTTGTAACTGCCGGAATGGGCGGTGGAACAGGGACGGGTGCTGCTCCGGTAATTTCAAAAATTGCGAAAGACTTAAATATATTAACAATTGGGGTTGTAACCGTACCATTCAGATTTGAAGGTGAAGTTCGGTTCAATCAAGCTTTGGAAGGAATTGAAGAGATGCGAAAATACGTAGATTCGCTCCTTGTTATAGATAATGAAAAGCTTCGTTTCCTTTATGGAAATTTGAAAATGACAGACGCATTTTCGAAGGCTGACGATGTTTTAACCTCAGCTGTGAAAGGAATCGCTGAAATTATTACTGTTCACGGTTATGTAAATGTAGATTTTGCTGATGTAAGAACGGTTATGAATGCTAGTGGAGATGCAATTATGGGAACAGGAATTGCCTCGGGCGAAAATCGGGCAATTGATGCAATCAAAAACAGTTTGCATTCACCCTTGTTAAACAGCACGAATATTAGAGGAGCAAAGAATATTTTGCTGAATGTGGCTTCAGGCACAGAAGAATGTAGCATAGAGGAACTTTCGCAGATAACTGATTTTGTGCAAGGGCAAGTTGGACAAAATGTTCAAATTATCTGGGGAAACTGCACAGATACAAAATTAGAAAACAATCTTAGTGTAACAATTATTGCAACAGGTTTTCAATCGGAACTAATAAACAAAACACTTGATAGAAAAAATAGAATTGAGAAAAAAGAAATTGTAACACTTAAATCTGATTTAAATACAATTGAAAACAAGAGGGTAAAACCTATTCGAGTTGTTCCGAGAATTGAAGAGACAGAAAAACTCAGCTTTCAGAATCAAAACATTGAAAAGGAAAAGATTACAAACCTGAATACAGAAAATTCAACATTAAATAATTCTAACGATAAGTCTATCAAGAAATATGTAAAGAGAAACAAAAAGACAACAGATAATACCGATCAACTTCGCGCTTTCCCTCAAATGCCGGTAGAACCTGAACGGCTAAAACAAAGGAAAAAAGTTATAAAAGAAAAGAAGGAAAAGAAGAAAAACGGTTTTATAAAAAAAATAGGAAGAACAATCGTAGAATTTCAGAAAGAATTAAATCTAACATTCGCTTCGGATACACTCGTTGGAGATTCTACAGAAGAAAATAGTATTAAGGAAAAAAGTTAA
- a CDS encoding phosphatase PAP2 family protein, protein MKIVKLVERYLLLALSFDFSFYMNKLRVINQDFKIVFYFGLFLIIISTFSKNGFSQSEKLQFPNKASVNREYIWSYWHDIRDIALSPKNLTKNQWLKVGIAVGTTGLLMSVDGDIQSIVQKSKTTSLNNFSKNFVEPFGNIHLYRNYTLISLGLLYLHGSFLHNEQTKKVAILGTKAFALTGLLTHVPKFLFGRHTPGQFQTGAENPHFWSGPGFDYRSFFSGHTSVVFSVATIIASEYSNSSGTKILAYGIASLVGISRIYDNAHWASDVFLGACFGYAVGKIIYNANNWGIRLNPIVSQDFSGMKILYKI, encoded by the coding sequence ATGAAAATTGTAAAGTTGGTCGAAAGATATTTGTTGTTAGCATTATCTTTCGACTTTTCTTTTTATATGAATAAACTCAGAGTCATAAATCAAGATTTCAAGATTGTTTTTTATTTTGGTTTATTTCTTATAATTATTTCAACTTTTTCGAAAAACGGTTTTTCACAATCGGAAAAACTCCAGTTTCCGAATAAAGCCTCAGTGAATAGAGAATATATTTGGTCGTATTGGCACGATATAAGAGATATTGCATTAAGCCCAAAAAATCTGACAAAAAACCAGTGGTTGAAAGTTGGCATTGCTGTTGGAACTACTGGTTTATTAATGAGTGTAGATGGAGATATTCAGTCGATTGTACAAAAAAGTAAAACTACTTCATTGAATAATTTTTCAAAGAATTTTGTGGAACCTTTTGGCAATATTCATCTTTACAGAAATTACACCCTTATTTCGTTGGGTTTGCTGTATCTTCACGGAAGTTTTTTGCACAACGAACAAACAAAAAAAGTTGCAATATTAGGCACAAAAGCTTTTGCATTAACAGGATTGCTTACACATGTTCCAAAATTTCTGTTTGGAAGGCATACTCCCGGACAATTTCAAACCGGTGCCGAAAATCCGCATTTCTGGAGTGGTCCGGGCTTTGACTACCGTTCCTTTTTTTCGGGGCATACATCGGTTGTTTTTTCAGTGGCAACAATTATAGCTTCGGAGTATTCTAATTCTTCGGGCACAAAAATTTTGGCATATGGTATTGCAAGTTTGGTTGGAATATCACGAATTTATGATAATGCTCACTGGGCTAGCGATGTTTTTCTCGGTGCATGTTTTGGATATGCTGTTGGGAAAATTATTTATAATGCCAATAATTGGGGGATTCGTTTGAATCCGATTGTAAGTCAGGATTTTTCAGGAATGAAAATATTATATAAAATTTAA
- a CDS encoding amidohydrolase — protein MNPQLKTIIKELSDKYFSEIQNIRRHIHSNPELSFEEFETSKYIASKLEEYNIPFISGIANNGIVATIKGKANSNKIVALRADIDALPITEKNDIPFKSKVVGKMHACGHDVHTASLLGAAKILNELKGKFSGIIKLVFQPAEEKAPGGAKAMLEENLFGSEKPNLIIAQHVMPSIDVGKVGFKSGMYMASTDEVFITVKGKGGHAALPHEITDTVLIASHIVVSLQQIVSRHAPASIPSVLSFGRFIADSALNAIPDEVKISGTFRTMDENWRKEAKQKIKTISESIAKGMGGECEVNFIDGYPFLVNDPKITSQAKEFTSDFIGTENIEDMEIRMTGEDFAYFSQEYPATLFRLGTRNIKKNITSPLHSSTFDVDENSLKLGAGIMAWLAVSFLK, from the coding sequence ATGAACCCACAACTTAAAACCATAATCAAAGAACTTTCAGATAAATATTTTAGTGAAATACAAAATATCAGGCGGCATATTCATAGCAATCCTGAATTATCTTTCGAAGAATTTGAAACTTCAAAATACATTGCTTCAAAACTTGAAGAATACAATATCCCGTTCATTTCCGGGATTGCAAATAACGGCATAGTTGCGACAATAAAAGGAAAAGCAAATTCAAACAAAATTGTTGCACTGCGGGCAGATATAGACGCATTGCCAATTACTGAAAAAAATGATATTCCTTTCAAATCGAAAGTAGTTGGAAAAATGCATGCTTGCGGTCACGATGTTCACACCGCATCGCTTCTTGGAGCAGCAAAAATTCTTAACGAACTAAAAGGCAAATTTTCCGGCATCATAAAACTTGTTTTCCAACCGGCTGAAGAAAAAGCTCCGGGCGGAGCAAAAGCCATGTTAGAAGAAAATCTGTTCGGAAGTGAAAAACCAAATCTTATTATAGCTCAACATGTTATGCCAAGTATTGATGTTGGAAAAGTAGGTTTTAAATCTGGAATGTACATGGCTTCTACTGATGAAGTTTTTATTACAGTGAAAGGTAAAGGAGGACATGCCGCTTTGCCACACGAAATTACCGATACAGTTTTGATTGCCTCACACATTGTTGTGTCTTTGCAACAAATAGTTAGCAGGCATGCACCAGCCTCAATTCCAAGCGTATTGTCTTTTGGGAGATTTATTGCTGATAGTGCATTGAACGCAATCCCCGATGAAGTGAAAATTTCCGGCACATTCAGGACAATGGATGAAAATTGGCGAAAAGAAGCAAAGCAAAAAATAAAAACAATTTCAGAATCTATTGCAAAAGGGATGGGTGGCGAATGTGAAGTAAATTTTATTGACGGTTATCCTTTTTTGGTGAACGACCCAAAAATAACTTCACAGGCAAAAGAATTTACATCTGATTTTATTGGAACAGAAAATATTGAGGATATGGAAATCAGGATGACCGGAGAAGATTTTGCATATTTTTCTCAGGAATATCCTGCAACATTATTTAGACTTGGGACACGAAATATTAAGAAGAATATTACTTCACCTCTACATTCCTCCACATTTGATGTTGATGAAAATAGCCTAAAATTAGGAGCAGGAATTATGGCATGGCTGGCTGTTTCTTTTTTGAAATAG
- a CDS encoding N-6 DNA methylase — translation MELTHKYLEKIGFSVDTESTNFGEIFLNIITINDEINNNILIPFIFYKNEDALFKFYLNEWNKNEINYFIAVGSDRSYIINAKEKTKSEDILKSSLIIDNFDYGTDTIDYNDIKLETLPYTKENIDNSYFFDYVLKKQKEVKNEVDTYLLNNLVALKEELSKFDTDNENINGLILKSLFVKYLEDRKILAKTSIAKVLEEGNPSALTELFSKIAVINGDILKKDLRVTEKHINELKIFYTHDYKEYKKGQQNLFYPYKFNKIPIQLISNVYEEFLGRTNKEEKKSKGIFYTKTFVIDFMLSHTIYPKIEKQSHSTILDPACGSGAFLVQAFNRILKSQLEKNLSIDEKAEILQKQIFGIDTDVNALQITAFSLYLTLLDGISKNEIQEQLKKRNPILPSLIGYNLLQRNTIVDDIKFEIKINSNIYSFTKFDCIVANPPWSQLDKKENIVRNEIDKLDIYRNVYNYQTSQAFLLKIDKLCHTNTDIAIIVNNSNFLNEKSKEFRIEILEKYRLKYFYELSEIADIIFKGTKHPSAVLILDKKDIKTHAIKYISPRLSKFSKILNIISFSSKDIREVKQENLKQEDILWKIFVNGNWKDYQLISKIILNNSFSKEIRCQRGFEALQENKMVQIKSPIKHSIYNTNDKTNYFIIDKLNSFIWNRKLRRLPLPKIFSDSYFKKHILDKLKSDNDKKLIQKYYKKTNEEYISTIIRDYKTKLEIDYILSRINQSLFSGKRIIIERQPSSLNKIKAIYAETKVLSKDNTLILKVEEFNNYNILLAILNSSLTGYFFTNVSSQFSKGGRSSLSVTDISKFPFPKVDINNSIVKKIQNKVVLIKEYKGLNRNTIEIEKQLDELIFDLYGLLEFEKEIIREFYQINVERKNNVVETQDIQNYVEAFRDTYQLMIKKNLRLNASYIISTNIGTIVEFSIVDKEDFISEIKYGNFTQRQVLNLVKELQIQKELLNGSINEEKVKIYEENIFYIIKSNQFKDWTKRQAMEDANEEVKEMLKKLL, via the coding sequence ATGGAATTAACTCACAAATATTTAGAAAAAATAGGATTTTCAGTAGATACTGAGAGTACTAATTTTGGTGAGATATTCCTTAATATAATCACAATAAACGATGAAATAAACAATAATATTTTAATCCCATTCATATTTTATAAAAATGAAGATGCCTTATTTAAGTTTTATCTTAATGAATGGAATAAAAATGAAATTAATTATTTTATAGCAGTCGGTTCAGACAGGTCATATATTATTAATGCCAAAGAAAAAACTAAAAGCGAAGACATCTTAAAGAGTAGTTTGATAATTGATAATTTTGATTACGGAACTGATACTATCGACTACAATGATATTAAATTAGAAACATTACCTTATACAAAAGAAAATATCGACAATTCATATTTTTTCGATTATGTTCTAAAAAAACAAAAAGAAGTAAAAAATGAAGTTGATACATACCTATTAAACAACTTAGTAGCTTTAAAAGAGGAGTTGTCAAAGTTTGATACCGACAATGAAAACATAAACGGTTTAATTTTAAAAAGTCTTTTTGTAAAATATCTTGAAGACAGAAAAATACTTGCCAAAACATCTATTGCAAAAGTTTTAGAAGAAGGTAATCCGTCTGCATTAACTGAATTGTTTTCTAAAATTGCAGTAATAAATGGAGATATTCTAAAAAAGGATTTAAGGGTTACCGAAAAACACATAAATGAACTTAAGATTTTCTACACTCACGACTATAAAGAATATAAAAAAGGGCAACAAAATTTATTCTACCCTTATAAATTTAATAAAATTCCTATACAACTAATAAGTAATGTATATGAGGAGTTTTTGGGAAGAACGAATAAAGAAGAAAAAAAATCAAAAGGTATTTTTTATACAAAAACCTTTGTGATTGATTTTATGCTTTCGCATACTATATATCCTAAAATTGAAAAACAATCTCACTCAACTATACTTGACCCTGCGTGTGGGTCAGGTGCTTTTTTAGTTCAAGCATTTAATAGAATATTAAAATCGCAGCTCGAAAAAAATCTTTCAATAGACGAGAAAGCAGAAATTCTTCAAAAACAAATTTTTGGAATTGATACAGATGTAAATGCTTTGCAAATTACTGCATTTAGTTTATATCTTACTCTGTTGGACGGAATAAGCAAAAACGAAATTCAAGAACAACTCAAAAAACGAAATCCTATTTTACCTTCATTAATAGGATACAACTTATTGCAAAGAAACACCATTGTAGATGATATTAAATTTGAAATTAAAATCAATTCAAATATTTATTCATTCACGAAATTTGATTGTATTGTTGCTAATCCACCATGGTCACAATTAGATAAAAAGGAAAACATTGTTAGGAATGAAATAGATAAATTAGATATTTATAGAAATGTTTATAATTATCAAACATCTCAAGCTTTTTTATTAAAAATTGATAAGTTATGCCATACGAATACAGATATTGCAATTATTGTAAATAATTCAAATTTTTTAAACGAGAAATCCAAAGAATTTAGAATTGAAATTCTTGAAAAATATCGACTAAAATATTTTTATGAACTTTCCGAGATTGCAGATATTATTTTTAAAGGAACAAAACATCCAAGTGCTGTTTTAATACTTGATAAAAAAGATATAAAAACTCATGCGATAAAATATATAAGCCCAAGATTATCAAAGTTTAGCAAAATATTAAATATTATATCTTTTTCATCAAAAGACATAAGAGAAGTTAAACAAGAAAATTTAAAACAGGAAGATATTTTATGGAAAATTTTTGTGAATGGAAACTGGAAAGATTATCAATTAATAAGTAAAATTATTTTAAATAATAGTTTTTCAAAGGAGATAAGATGTCAAAGAGGATTTGAGGCCTTGCAGGAAAATAAAATGGTGCAAATAAAGAGCCCAATTAAGCATTCAATTTATAATACCAATGATAAGACGAACTATTTTATTATTGACAAATTAAATAGTTTTATTTGGAATAGAAAGTTAAGGCGTTTACCATTACCAAAAATATTTAGTGATAGTTACTTCAAAAAACATATTCTTGATAAATTGAAATCTGATAATGATAAGAAATTAATACAGAAATATTATAAAAAAACTAATGAAGAGTACATCTCAACTATAATTAGAGATTATAAAACAAAACTTGAAATAGATTATATTTTATCTAGAATTAATCAATCATTATTTAGTGGTAAAAGAATAATTATTGAAAGACAACCCTCAAGCCTTAATAAAATCAAAGCAATATATGCTGAAACCAAAGTGCTTAGCAAAGATAATACGTTGATATTAAAGGTGGAGGAGTTTAATAATTATAACATATTGTTAGCTATTTTAAATTCTTCTCTTACAGGATATTTTTTCACAAATGTATCTTCACAATTTTCAAAAGGAGGAAGAAGCTCATTAAGTGTAACAGATATTTCAAAATTTCCTTTCCCGAAAGTTGATATAAACAATTCGATTGTTAAGAAAATACAAAATAAGGTTGTTCTTATTAAAGAATATAAAGGTCTTAATAGAAATACGATTGAAATTGAAAAACAATTAGACGAGCTTATCTTTGACTTATATGGGTTACTAGAATTTGAAAAAGAAATAATTAGAGAGTTTTATCAAATAAATGTTGAACGAAAGAATAATGTCGTAGAGACACAAGACATACAAAATTATGTTGAAGCATTCCGAGATACTTATCAGTTAATGATTAAAAAGAATTTACGATTAAATGCTTCATACATTATTTCAACAAATATTGGTACAATTGTAGAGTTTAGTATTGTAGATAAAGAGGATTTCATTAGCGAAATAAAATACGGTAATTTTACTCAAAGGCAAGTTTTAAATCTTGTAAAAGAGCTTCAAATACAAAAAGAATTATTAAACGGTAGTATTAATGAAGAAAAGGTGAAAATTTATGAGGAAAATATTTTTTATATAATTAAAAGTAATCAGTTTAAAGATTGGACAAAGCGTCAGGCAATGGAAGATGCAAATGAAGAGGTAAAAGAAATGCTAAAAAAGTTGTTATAG
- a CDS encoding septum formation initiator family protein — MNINKYKKYIPAFLQNKFIFTLLLSLIWITFIDSNDWISRAKDLYHIKQLEKDKAFYIEKIAQDKISYNELHFDKNKLEKFSREKYLMKKKDEDLFIIVEY, encoded by the coding sequence ATGAATATTAATAAGTATAAAAAATATATCCCGGCCTTTCTACAGAATAAGTTTATTTTTACCCTTCTACTTTCGTTAATTTGGATAACATTTATTGATTCGAACGACTGGATTTCACGAGCAAAAGATTTATACCATATCAAACAGTTAGAAAAGGATAAGGCATTTTATATTGAAAAAATTGCTCAAGATAAAATCAGCTACAACGAACTTCATTTCGACAAAAACAAACTTGAAAAATTCTCCCGAGAGAAATATTTGATGAAGAAAAAAGACGAAGATTTGTTTATTATTGTTGAGTATTAG
- a CDS encoding outer membrane beta-barrel protein — MKKGFIQILVLSLVFFNAISLKSFAEYSVIKAKAVGESFRFLKPQKLFFKNNSFNSNLGSNAYKNDIPKFQIGFSMGANLSDLIQDIEDPQKKLGTIYGILGIYNINNDYGFQLELNFSEFGVVNKESGVTGSGTFGSIATDAETTYDYLTVPIMLKRYFGVDIKFYLNAGLYYSFLRSAQIVGEQTIGTINSSGMAIETIYDLHDDLYRETLSNDYGVVGGFGGLFPLGSNIRRGPKLQLMLDARYSYGFADITLETTNKYSGITSDLTSKNSVFQIKAGLLINW, encoded by the coding sequence ATGAAAAAAGGATTTATTCAAATTTTGGTGCTTAGTTTAGTGTTTTTCAATGCAATAAGTTTGAAATCATTTGCAGAATATTCTGTGATAAAAGCAAAAGCTGTAGGTGAAAGTTTTAGATTTCTGAAACCACAAAAACTATTTTTTAAGAATAATTCTTTTAATAGCAATTTAGGCAGTAATGCTTATAAAAACGACATTCCAAAATTTCAAATTGGGTTTTCGATGGGTGCGAATCTTTCCGATTTAATTCAGGATATAGAAGATCCTCAAAAAAAATTAGGTACGATATACGGAATTTTAGGTATTTATAACATAAATAACGATTATGGGTTTCAACTTGAGTTGAATTTTTCGGAATTTGGAGTTGTAAACAAGGAAAGTGGTGTTACCGGCTCCGGAACTTTTGGTTCAATTGCTACTGATGCAGAAACAACCTACGATTATTTGACAGTTCCAATTATGCTGAAAAGATATTTTGGGGTTGATATTAAGTTTTATTTAAATGCCGGCTTGTATTATAGTTTTTTAAGATCTGCTCAAATTGTAGGTGAGCAAACTATTGGCACTATCAATAGTTCAGGCATGGCAATAGAAACTATCTACGATCTTCACGACGATTTGTATAGAGAAACCCTTTCTAACGATTATGGTGTTGTTGGTGGTTTCGGTGGACTTTTTCCTCTTGGGAGCAATATCAGAAGAGGACCGAAGCTCCAGTTAATGTTAGATGCCAGATATTCATACGGATTTGCAGATATCACATTGGAAACAACAAATAAATATTCCGGAATTACCAGCGATTTGACTAGTAAAAATAGTGTTTTCCAAATTAAGGCTGGTTTGTTGATTAATTGGTAA